A single region of the Nocardioides aquaticus genome encodes:
- a CDS encoding HNH endonuclease yields the protein MLEIVVDLPLEFSKREALMHALATEFAQNAVLTSKWLGRVDFGFGPERVKDVGKGIWNPSAYVGTLTIVSDPDSEYDDGDHGDSLYRYSYEKRPAGQDPLGGSNIKLRQAMRLGLPIVMLRKISDGRFVPVMPVYVVKEEPEHRRFLLALDESLRFLPDPAHLTEDQRRYVERVVRQRMHQPEFRSRVLGAYELKCSVCDLKKTPLLDAAHITADAAVEGLPVVTNGLALCKIHHAAYDENILGVSPDYVVHINDAVLAEVDGPMLKYGLQQMDKGALWVPRRVEHRPDKDRLADRFEAFKSAG from the coding sequence ATGCTGGAGATCGTGGTGGATCTGCCCTTGGAATTCTCGAAGCGCGAGGCCTTGATGCACGCGCTCGCGACGGAGTTCGCGCAGAATGCGGTTCTGACGAGCAAGTGGCTCGGGCGAGTCGATTTCGGATTTGGTCCTGAGCGCGTCAAGGACGTAGGCAAGGGAATCTGGAATCCGTCGGCCTACGTCGGCACACTCACGATCGTCAGCGACCCCGACAGCGAGTACGACGACGGCGATCATGGCGACTCGCTGTACCGCTACTCTTATGAGAAGCGGCCGGCGGGCCAGGACCCGCTAGGCGGATCCAACATCAAACTTCGCCAAGCAATGCGCCTGGGTCTACCCATTGTGATGCTCCGCAAGATCTCCGACGGTCGGTTCGTTCCTGTCATGCCGGTCTATGTCGTGAAGGAGGAACCCGAGCATCGTCGATTCCTTCTGGCTCTCGACGAGAGTCTCCGTTTCCTTCCCGACCCTGCTCATCTCACCGAGGACCAGCGTCGCTACGTCGAGCGGGTCGTTCGCCAGCGCATGCATCAGCCGGAGTTCAGATCGCGCGTGCTGGGCGCTTACGAGCTGAAGTGCTCGGTGTGTGACCTCAAGAAGACCCCCCTCCTCGACGCCGCGCACATCACGGCCGACGCGGCGGTCGAGGGCCTGCCTGTGGTCACCAACGGTCTTGCTCTGTGCAAGATCCACCACGCTGCCTACGACGAGAACATTCTCGGGGTCTCACCCGACTACGTCGTGCACATCAACGATGCTGTGCTCGCTGAAGTCGATGGCCCGATGCTGAAGTACGGCCTGCAGCAGATGGACAAGGGAGCGCTTTGGGTGCCGCGACGGGTCGAACATCGCCCCGACAAGGACCGCCTCGCCGATCGATTCGAAGCCTTTAAGAGCGCTGGTTGA